CCAGGGCCGCACAAGAACACAGCGACGAACTCACGGTAGACGTTCAGGAGACCGAAGGCTGGACGGCGAACATGTACGAGTTCGACTCGGGTGAGTTCAGTACTATCGGTGTGGACAACAATTCGTGGGCCGCGGCGATCAACGGGAATTCACCGTTCGACGATGACCCCGTCGACAACTTACCGATGCAGGGGTTCCTCTTCACCAGTCTCGAAATGCACTGGGTGGCGATGGACGGCTCCGGCATCGAGTCGACGACCGACCTCCGCGACGGTGGGTACACCATCTACCCGATCGAACCTGGCTTCGGTACGCGGCTACTGACGGAGACGGTCCTCAAAGAAGACGGTATCTGGGACGCGAACGACATCAACAACGACGACACCGACGACATTCCGGGTGCCGTCGAGGAAGGTCGCGTCGACGCCCTCGCGCTGTACGGTTCGAACGGCGTCGACCTCTCCGGCTGGTGTCAGGAAGTCGACGCCAGGAGCGGCGGGCAGCTGTACGCCATCGAAGCCGACGATCAGTTCGTCGAGTCGATCAATGCGATCGACGGTGCGACCCACGTCGTACAGGAGCCGTACGGCTACCAGCAAGACGTCACGAGCGAACTCGGCCTCGACGAGGTCGACTTTTGGGCGCTGCAGGGACAGTGGGCGTTCGGTCCCGACGTCCACCCCGACGCCGTTTACGAGATGGCGCGAGTCGCACACGAACACCACGACACGATGCGCGAGTCCGACCCGACGACGCTCGACTACTCCGACCCGTCGGTGATGACCGACGTGCTCATGGATGACGTCGAGATCCACCCGGGAATGGTCGAGTTCTACCAGGACCACGACGTCTGGGACGACAGCTGGGTCGAGGGTGAAGCGGACGCCGAGTAACAGACGCTGATACCGTGAGGCGCAAATTCTTCCTCGTTGATCAACGAGAGGCTGTGGCACGGATATGTACGCATAACGAGAGTAAATAACATGGATGCAGAACCACCGGAAGACGATGCCGACGAATCGGCTGACCTCACAGACCGAGACACGGGCGTCGCCTGGGATGTCGATGAGAACCTGGCCGACCGACCGATCCGCGAGGTCCTCCGCGAACGGCTCTCGAGAGAGTCCCTCACAGAGAAGACGACGCTCTGGGCGCTCCTGACGTTCCTGTCGATCCCCTTCTGGCTGTACGTGATGTGGATGGCGTACCTCCAGGCACAGCTCACCGGAACGTCTCCCTACCGTGGGCAGTTCGGCGCCGGGTTCCTGGGCGGTATCATCGTGCTGTACGCGCTCCACGAGATGATCAAACGCGTCGGCGGTGGTGAACGGTTCATTTTGACGGACGTCAAAGCCCTCTTCTCACGCGAGAACGTCGGCGACACGCTCCTGTTGATCGTGGTGGTCCTGCTGGCTATCCCGACCGTCGTCTACGTCTACATCAACGCCCTCGACCTTGCCGGCCGCGGCGGCGCCAGCCGGCAGGAACTGTTCATGGCG
This portion of the Natronobeatus ordinarius genome encodes:
- a CDS encoding TAXI family TRAP transporter solute-binding subunit; this encodes MAGFDKQTRRSVLKAAGAAGVVGIAGCLGDDDGHTVTIAGTASGSSTQAAAQALARAAQEHSDELTVDVQETEGWTANMYEFDSGEFSTIGVDNNSWAAAINGNSPFDDDPVDNLPMQGFLFTSLEMHWVAMDGSGIESTTDLRDGGYTIYPIEPGFGTRLLTETVLKEDGIWDANDINNDDTDDIPGAVEEGRVDALALYGSNGVDLSGWCQEVDARSGGQLYAIEADDQFVESINAIDGATHVVQEPYGYQQDVTSELGLDEVDFWALQGQWAFGPDVHPDAVYEMARVAHEHHDTMRESDPTTLDYSDPSVMTDVLMDDVEIHPGMVEFYQDHDVWDDSWVEGEADAE